ATACCCTTCAAAGTTACTGCCATTATTGATAACTTCAACACGCACTGGCATATTTTTATTAAATTTTACATAGCTGTCAAAACCGTATGTGGCTGAAACTTCTACATCTTCCTGTCCATTTACCATTACACCTGAAAAGGTTGTTGTTAATAAGATAACAATAAGTAACAATAAGGATTTTTTTCTTAATCTTTTCATACCGTCCCTCTTTCTTTATAATTTTATACATATATATAGCACTATTCATATTATAACTCTTTTTCCAACATTATCAATTAATATTTTATTAAAAAACTATTTCATCTATATTAATATTTTCATTAGATTCTATGTTAACCACGATTCCATTAGGCAAACATATAATGGTTTCAAAAGCGCCACTTATAAAACCCATATCTGAGCATATTTTTCGTGGGCATATTGCCAAATCCATTTCTACCATTCTGATGGCTTGATCTTTTACTTCCACCTCACCTATTTCATCATCAAAAGCAAATTGGTAAAAACCTTCTTCTCCATTAGTTAAGTCGATTTCTTTGACCTTTTGTCCATTCACACGAATCACAGCTTTTTTATTTTCTATATTGTCTTCAAAACGAAAGATTAAAAAACCAACTGAAAGAACTATTACTATAATAATTACAATTA
The genomic region above belongs to Natranaerovirga hydrolytica and contains:
- a CDS encoding NusG domain II-containing protein, with product MKKGDIIVIIIVIVLSVGFLIFRFEDNIENKKAVIRVNGQKVKEIDLTNGEEGFYQFAFDDEIGEVEVKDQAIRMVEMDLAICPRKICSDMGFISGAFETIICLPNGIVVNIESNENINIDEIVF